The Deinococcus reticulitermitis genome has a segment encoding these proteins:
- a CDS encoding nitrilase-related carbon-nitrogen hydrolase, whose amino-acid sequence MTRQFRAIAVQPRWAAPHFFTARAFRAWLRSQLEAARPHLAPDRPNLVVLTELNGLPLVLRGAGWAAWLGTFERAAAALFLVRLPGALAVLMRERVSPVRALQLAGSAGNTRLYLETCRDLAREYGVYLCCGSAPMPRYALGQGGKEVRRAPGVLTNQSVLFGPQGDLIGVADKVHLTPAEEAGGVDLSPGELSELRVFPTPVGDLGVAISLDAFRADVIGRLEAGGCTVLLQPDANAAPWTALEGLPPDPGNVRDQPVAWLESSWTATTHGKSIRYAVNPMVVGNLLDLTFDGQSAITGRGEDAPEPRSYALTEPRPGFIALAPWVAEGAPDELRALGQHLAANSGHPRENAYREDLLWADLHLPESRVPMPEPTPHEQALRALLAGTARYPAARPAAQGWALLSLGMATLLLRRHKKWGR is encoded by the coding sequence ATGACCAGGCAGTTCCGGGCCATCGCTGTGCAGCCCAGGTGGGCGGCGCCACACTTCTTCACGGCGCGGGCCTTTCGCGCCTGGTTGCGCTCGCAGCTTGAAGCCGCTCGCCCACATCTCGCGCCTGACCGCCCGAACCTGGTCGTCTTGACCGAACTCAACGGCCTGCCCCTCGTCCTGCGGGGGGCAGGCTGGGCCGCATGGCTCGGCACCTTCGAGCGGGCCGCGGCGGCGCTTTTTCTCGTGCGACTGCCGGGCGCCCTGGCCGTGCTTATGCGCGAGCGCGTCTCTCCAGTCCGGGCGCTGCAACTCGCCGGCAGCGCCGGCAACACCCGGCTTTACCTGGAGACCTGCCGAGACCTCGCGCGTGAGTACGGCGTCTACCTCTGCTGCGGCTCGGCGCCGATGCCCCGCTACGCACTGGGTCAGGGGGGCAAAGAGGTCCGCCGCGCGCCGGGCGTCCTCACCAACCAGAGCGTGCTGTTTGGGCCGCAGGGCGACCTGATCGGCGTGGCTGACAAGGTGCACCTCACGCCCGCCGAGGAGGCCGGGGGCGTAGACCTCTCGCCCGGTGAGCTTTCGGAGCTGCGGGTCTTCCCGACGCCGGTGGGTGACCTGGGGGTGGCGATCAGCCTCGACGCGTTCCGGGCCGACGTGATCGGAAGGCTCGAGGCTGGCGGCTGCACCGTGCTGCTTCAGCCCGATGCCAACGCTGCGCCCTGGACCGCCCTGGAAGGTCTGCCACCGGACCCAGGGAACGTGCGGGACCAGCCAGTCGCCTGGCTCGAATCGAGCTGGACGGCAACGACCCACGGCAAAAGCATCCGCTACGCCGTCAACCCGATGGTGGTGGGCAACCTCCTCGACCTGACCTTCGACGGCCAGAGCGCCATCACGGGCCGCGGCGAGGACGCCCCCGAGCCGCGCAGTTACGCCCTGACCGAGCCCCGCCCCGGCTTTATCGCGCTCGCTCCGTGGGTGGCCGAAGGAGCGCCTGACGAGCTGCGCGCTCTTGGGCAGCACCTCGCCGCAAACAGCGGCCACCCCCGCGAGAACGCCTACCGCGAGGACCTCCTGTGGGCGGACCTCCACCTGCCGGAAAGCCGCGTTCCCATGCCGGAACCCACCCCGCACGAGCAGGCGTTGCGGGCCCTGCTCGCCGGGACAGCGCGGTATCCCGCTGCCAGGCCCGCTGCCCAGGGCTGGGCGCTGCTCAGTCTGGGCATGGCGACGCTGCTCCTGAGGCGGCACAAAAAGTGGGGCCGTTGA
- the ybeY gene encoding rRNA maturation RNase YbeY gives MIDLIARKPPPAGLRPTLRRSLQAVMEHFGVGDKEITVVLVGDRMIRQLKREHWGEDAPTDVLSFPTWEPGDPFVPPHLGDIIISLDTAGRQAQARGHSLTREVALLASHGLTHLVGHDHPHAAGLGYEEGAIGAEWQVFHDAWAVARAALTELDPAGAGHG, from the coding sequence GTGATTGACCTGATTGCCCGTAAACCGCCGCCGGCCGGCCTGCGCCCCACGCTGCGCCGCAGCCTTCAGGCCGTGATGGAGCATTTCGGGGTGGGTGACAAGGAAATCACGGTGGTGCTCGTGGGGGACCGGATGATCCGGCAGCTCAAGCGCGAGCACTGGGGCGAGGACGCCCCGACCGACGTGCTCAGTTTTCCGACCTGGGAGCCGGGAGATCCGTTCGTGCCGCCTCACCTGGGCGACATCATCATCAGCCTCGATACGGCGGGGCGACAGGCGCAGGCGCGGGGCCATTCGCTGACCCGCGAGGTGGCGCTGCTCGCCTCGCATGGCCTGACCCACCTCGTCGGTCACGATCATCCGCACGCGGCGGGCCTCGGCTACGAGGAGGGCGCAATCGGAGCCGAGTGGCAGGTGTTCCATGACGCCTGGGCAGTGGCGCGCGCGGCCCTCACCGAGCTGGACCCAGCCGGAGCGGGCCACGGATGA
- a CDS encoding c-type cytochrome produces the protein MKNTFAVTMTLLLALTLGGSFAGYRIATASHHAEGAAEGEAKGAAGAQGEQGNVPGQVKSEEAPSAQRASTGSDTQGQTTGNVRQQETGGTQSGENGVVINSGGADPSGRTSNEGSDATDGTNNAGSGTASIDNTAGATGNTNANRAAAGEDNNDASAQGDAAAGEAKFAANCAACHGQGGVGGGVGPAINTPDGPKAWSLEEFTLTLREGRTPTKTLNAVMPRYVATQITDQEIANLHAYIKGL, from the coding sequence ATGAAGAACACCTTCGCCGTCACCATGACGCTGCTGCTGGCGCTGACGCTCGGCGGCTCGTTCGCCGGATACCGCATCGCCACCGCCTCTCACCATGCCGAGGGCGCGGCGGAAGGTGAGGCGAAAGGGGCGGCCGGCGCTCAGGGTGAGCAGGGCAACGTTCCAGGACAGGTCAAGAGCGAGGAAGCCCCGAGCGCCCAGCGCGCCTCGACCGGCTCCGATACTCAGGGACAGACCACCGGCAATGTCCGGCAGCAAGAGACCGGCGGAACGCAGTCCGGCGAAAACGGCGTCGTGATAAACAGCGGCGGCGCCGATCCGAGTGGCCGGACGAGCAACGAGGGCAGCGACGCCACCGACGGCACCAACAACGCCGGGTCCGGCACCGCCAGCATCGACAACACCGCCGGCGCCACCGGCAACACCAACGCCAACCGCGCGGCGGCGGGCGAGGACAACAACGACGCGAGCGCCCAGGGCGACGCGGCGGCGGGCGAGGCCAAGTTCGCGGCCAACTGCGCGGCCTGCCACGGTCAGGGAGGCGTCGGCGGCGGCGTCGGCCCGGCCATCAACACCCCCGACGGCCCCAAAGCCTGGAGCCTCGAGGAGTTCACCCTCACCCTGCGTGAGGGCCGCACCCCCACCAAGACCCTGAACGCCGTGATGCCGCGCTACGTCGCCACCCAGATCACCGATCAGGAGATCGCCAACCTGCACGCCTACATCAAGGGCCTCTGA
- a CDS encoding ABC transporter substrate-binding protein has product MKCRTAVTTLLLVSLPSLAVAAPGSWRGTITMSASDYTPNFPGEVKPLKVFQQIADEYEKKYPGIKIKFHTEPIPDTNTMIRVKAAAGELFDVYWAQTYNLNSTLPKGVATDLAPFFKQPNPYIPGNKAWQDVMNKAQLAESRSVSGAVYTLSGDKGAYGIYYNKDLFKKAGITKVPSSWSELIAASKRLNAIGVYPMHAVPAYPWWSRHFLSDLYSKDYAKLTGYDGLPGQSPLDEAVAISKGILTPKDPRFMSWWPLMKQFTDTWPKDYLTADPAKNYDAFQDFVGQKEAMLYEGGYKVREMQDAGVKFPVGTFNFPKLTKRDLPGTTGVNTANAYSRTGSFQYAMSTPVSNKTMREQGKPQAVLDWMRYFGTPKNLQRLAAEQGSYVPTWPGATVSKLSLGNFDSGAFAQQVQLPQRSIGAATATANLGWVDMQRIFGLYLSGNLSLDQAKKQAQTTLDRAAAEFARKNKVDLSKYR; this is encoded by the coding sequence GTGAAGTGCCGCACTGCCGTGACCACCCTTCTGCTCGTTTCTCTGCCGTCCCTCGCCGTGGCTGCGCCTGGAAGCTGGCGCGGCACCATTACGATGAGCGCTTCGGACTACACCCCCAACTTTCCGGGGGAGGTCAAACCCCTGAAGGTCTTTCAGCAGATCGCCGACGAGTACGAGAAGAAGTACCCAGGAATCAAGATCAAGTTTCACACCGAACCTATTCCTGATACCAACACGATGATCCGCGTCAAAGCGGCGGCAGGTGAGCTGTTCGACGTGTACTGGGCTCAGACCTACAACCTGAACTCGACTTTACCCAAGGGCGTGGCCACCGATCTCGCGCCTTTTTTCAAGCAGCCCAACCCCTACATCCCCGGCAACAAAGCCTGGCAGGACGTGATGAACAAAGCGCAGCTCGCCGAGAGCCGCAGCGTGAGCGGGGCCGTCTATACCCTCAGCGGGGATAAAGGGGCTTACGGCATCTACTACAACAAGGACCTCTTCAAAAAGGCCGGAATCACCAAGGTTCCGTCCAGCTGGTCCGAGCTGATCGCCGCCTCCAAGCGGCTCAACGCCATCGGCGTCTACCCCATGCACGCGGTGCCTGCTTACCCGTGGTGGAGCCGCCACTTCCTCTCGGACCTCTACAGCAAGGACTACGCCAAGCTCACCGGCTACGACGGCCTCCCCGGTCAGTCGCCGCTCGACGAGGCCGTCGCCATCTCCAAGGGCATCCTGACGCCCAAGGACCCCCGCTTCATGTCCTGGTGGCCCCTGATGAAGCAGTTCACCGACACCTGGCCCAAAGACTACCTGACCGCTGACCCTGCCAAGAATTACGACGCTTTCCAGGATTTCGTGGGTCAGAAAGAAGCCATGCTCTACGAGGGCGGCTACAAGGTCCGGGAAATGCAGGACGCCGGCGTGAAGTTCCCGGTGGGCACCTTCAACTTCCCGAAGCTGACCAAGCGTGACCTGCCCGGCACCACCGGCGTGAACACCGCCAATGCCTATTCGCGCACCGGCAGCTTCCAGTACGCGATGAGCACGCCCGTGTCCAACAAGACCATGCGCGAGCAGGGCAAGCCGCAGGCCGTCCTCGACTGGATGCGCTACTTCGGCACGCCGAAAAACCTCCAGCGGCTGGCGGCGGAGCAGGGCAGCTATGTGCCGACCTGGCCCGGCGCCACGGTGAGCAAGCTCAGCCTGGGCAACTTCGACAGCGGAGCCTTCGCGCAGCAGGTGCAGTTGCCGCAGCGTTCCATCGGCGCCGCGACGGCCACCGCCAATCTCGGCTGGGTGGACATGCAGCGCATCTTCGGGCTGTACCTCAGCGGCAACCTCAGCCTCGACCAGGCCAAGAAGCAGGCCCAGACCACCCTCGACCGCGCCGCCGCCGAGTTCGCCCGCAAGAACAAGGTGGACCTGTCCAAGTACAGGTGA
- a CDS encoding S49 family peptidase, whose product MNIPFLKTGDLPGGVTHPTWVVLDITGAYPERQPTQPLAALLSRTETVEALAARAEKLSKAEWLHGVLVRVTEFAAAPATAHAIREILRRLSEKKRVIAYVPQLTMVSLIAASGAPEIAAPESADVVLGGFATEPTFLGEFLKKRGIEFENLRIKEYKAALTRFSQDHMDEANREQLRTYLAGMEQAWVTDLARARGVSEEVARGWLDADLTSAQGALEAGLITKVAYEDELVGPGTRPLSAVLDLLTPSRPAKAKAGKVAVVPVIGTIVTGKSRTNPLPLPLLGGPMAGADTVVAALRHAQEDKDTGAIVVYVNSGGGSALASDLMWREIAKSEKPVVVVMGEYAASGGYYLATHARRIVASPYTLTGSIGVVSGKPVMQEFNARQGLKPERVGRDRALMYSASRPYTDEERAHIERGIGEVYDRFVTRVAEGRKLSKERVNELGRGRIWSGLDALDLGLVDELGDLHVGLTRARELAGLPHDAPVWNAGPKKRGPFPEFVEEVGQAARLGAGVSLWPFGRERVLTWFDQDIKLS is encoded by the coding sequence ATGAACATCCCCTTTCTGAAGACCGGCGACCTGCCGGGCGGCGTGACGCACCCCACCTGGGTGGTCCTCGATATCACCGGCGCCTACCCCGAGCGGCAGCCGACGCAGCCCCTCGCTGCCCTGCTGAGCCGCACCGAGACCGTCGAGGCGCTCGCCGCCCGCGCCGAGAAGCTCTCGAAGGCCGAGTGGCTGCACGGCGTCCTCGTGCGCGTCACCGAGTTCGCGGCGGCGCCGGCGACCGCGCACGCGATCCGCGAGATCCTCAGGCGCCTCTCCGAGAAAAAGCGCGTGATCGCCTACGTCCCGCAGCTCACGATGGTGTCTCTGATCGCGGCGAGCGGCGCCCCGGAGATCGCCGCGCCCGAGTCGGCGGACGTGGTGCTGGGCGGCTTTGCCACCGAGCCCACGTTCCTCGGGGAGTTCCTGAAAAAGCGCGGCATCGAGTTTGAGAACCTGCGGATCAAGGAGTACAAGGCGGCGCTGACCCGCTTCTCGCAAGACCACATGGACGAGGCCAACCGCGAGCAGTTGCGCACCTACCTCGCCGGGATGGAGCAGGCCTGGGTGACGGACCTCGCGCGGGCACGCGGCGTGAGCGAGGAGGTTGCGCGCGGCTGGCTGGACGCCGACCTCACCTCGGCGCAGGGGGCACTGGAGGCGGGATTGATCACCAAAGTCGCCTACGAGGACGAACTCGTCGGCCCCGGCACCCGGCCCCTGAGCGCGGTGCTCGACCTGCTGACCCCGTCACGGCCCGCGAAAGCGAAGGCCGGCAAGGTCGCCGTGGTGCCAGTGATCGGGACCATCGTGACCGGCAAGAGCCGCACCAACCCGCTGCCCCTGCCGCTGCTCGGCGGGCCGATGGCGGGGGCCGACACGGTCGTCGCCGCGCTGCGGCACGCGCAGGAGGACAAAGACACGGGAGCCATCGTCGTGTACGTGAACAGCGGCGGCGGCTCGGCGCTCGCCTCGGACCTGATGTGGCGTGAGATCGCCAAGAGCGAGAAGCCGGTGGTCGTCGTGATGGGCGAGTACGCGGCGAGCGGCGGCTACTACCTCGCCACCCACGCCCGGCGCATCGTGGCGAGCCCGTACACCCTGACCGGCAGCATCGGCGTGGTGAGCGGCAAGCCGGTGATGCAGGAATTCAACGCCCGCCAGGGTCTGAAGCCCGAGCGGGTGGGCCGTGACCGCGCGCTGATGTACTCGGCGAGCCGCCCCTACACCGACGAGGAACGCGCCCACATCGAACGCGGCATCGGCGAGGTGTATGACCGCTTCGTGACCCGTGTGGCCGAGGGACGCAAACTCAGCAAGGAACGGGTCAACGAGCTGGGCCGGGGGCGCATCTGGTCGGGGCTCGACGCGCTCGACCTCGGCTTGGTGGATGAACTCGGTGACCTGCACGTGGGCCTCACGCGCGCCCGAGAGCTCGCCGGGTTGCCGCACGACGCGCCCGTCTGGAACGCCGGCCCGAAGAAGCGCGGCCCCTTTCCCGAGTTCGTGGAAGAGGTCGGGCAGGCGGCGCGGCTGGGCGCGGGCGTCAGTCTCTGGCCCTTTGGCCGCGAGCGGGTGCTGACCTGGTTC
- a CDS encoding diacylglycerol kinase, producing MNSGGSALSLRRWWRSVGFAWAGVAHTYRSQPNFRIEVWAAVTALGLTVLLRAPLAPIALCCALVLSLELVNTALEAAVDLASLERHPLARAAKDAAAGAVLVASGGALLVGVSVLGGALWSRLT from the coding sequence ATGAATTCGGGGGGCTCGGCGCTGAGCCTGCGCCGCTGGTGGCGCTCGGTGGGCTTTGCCTGGGCCGGCGTGGCGCACACCTACCGCAGCCAGCCCAATTTCAGGATCGAGGTCTGGGCCGCCGTGACCGCGCTTGGCCTCACTGTCCTATTGCGTGCGCCCCTCGCGCCCATCGCCCTGTGCTGCGCCCTCGTGCTCAGCCTTGAACTCGTCAACACCGCGCTTGAGGCCGCCGTGGACCTCGCCAGCCTGGAGCGTCACCCCCTCGCCCGGGCCGCGAAAGATGCGGCGGCGGGCGCAGTGCTCGTGGCAAGCGGCGGGGCGCTGCTCGTTGGGGTGAGCGTACTTGGCGGCGCGCTGTGGAGCCGGCTCACGTGA
- a CDS encoding group III truncated hemoglobin, with product MSDFYARARADALIGPVLGAAVGDWETHLDRVTAFWITLLGGVEPGGPGLWRGDLGAAHTGLGLRRAHLERWLELFGEAAQAHLTPAAAEGLTARARRMGERLRPAARRS from the coding sequence CTGAGCGATTTCTACGCGCGGGCGCGGGCCGACGCCCTGATCGGACCGGTCTTGGGGGCGGCAGTGGGCGACTGGGAAACGCACCTCGACCGCGTGACGGCTTTCTGGATCACGCTGCTCGGCGGGGTGGAGCCGGGCGGACCCGGCCTCTGGCGCGGTGACCTGGGCGCGGCGCACACGGGCCTCGGCCTGCGGCGCGCGCACCTGGAGCGCTGGCTGGAGCTGTTCGGAGAGGCGGCGCAGGCCCACCTGACGCCGGCCGCGGCGGAGGGGCTCACGGCCCGTGCCCGGCGGATGGGCGAGCGGCTGAGACCGGCGGCGCGGCGTTCCTGA
- a CDS encoding Rrf2 family transcriptional regulator, protein MWVSTKAQYGLRALIEIGRRDGQAVPLKDVAERQGISQHYLEQIASNLRRAGFIKSVRGAHGGYRLARPAASISAYDVVTTLEGSIAPVSCVEEDHVCGSHTVCGTQDLWFRVDAALRGVLGSTTLADLILESERAQHARLVQLEGSYAPRA, encoded by the coding sequence ATGTGGGTGTCCACCAAAGCACAGTACGGCCTGCGGGCGCTGATCGAGATCGGACGCCGCGATGGGCAGGCCGTGCCGCTCAAGGACGTGGCCGAGCGCCAGGGCATCAGCCAGCATTACCTCGAGCAGATTGCCAGCAACCTGCGCCGCGCCGGATTTATCAAGAGCGTGCGCGGCGCCCACGGCGGCTACCGCCTCGCCCGCCCCGCCGCCAGCATCAGTGCTTATGACGTGGTGACCACGCTCGAAGGCAGTATCGCGCCCGTCTCGTGTGTTGAGGAGGACCATGTTTGCGGCAGCCATACGGTCTGCGGCACCCAGGATCTGTGGTTCCGGGTCGACGCCGCCCTGAGGGGAGTCCTGGGCAGCACCACCCTGGCCGACCTGATTCTGGAGAGCGAACGTGCCCAGCATGCCCGGCTCGTGCAACTCGAAGGCAGCTACGCGCCCAGGGCCTGA